Genomic segment of Paenibacillus sp. FSL R5-0912:
TCCGCTGCCACCTGCCAGGTTGGCGTTTCCAGCACCTTCACCCGGTAGCCGTCCAGACTGACACGTACTTTGTTCTGGGGAGGAACCGACAGCAGAGGTGTTCCGGCCTGCGAGAGCAGGCTGAAGCCCAAATCGGACTGCAGTGTGACCAGCGGTACGGTAGATTTATATTTGCTGCCAATATCGGCATACAGTGCAACCCGGATCGCCCCGCCGGTATCGGCGTGAGTGGTACCCGCAAAGGTCAGAAGGCTGCCTGCTACCAGTGATGCGGCCAATACTCCGCGGCCCAGCAGCCCTAACCCTGTTTCTTTCCACCTGGCAAGATTCATTGTAGGCCTCCTAAAAATTTTGAGAGTATCTGCTGCCTGACTAGGCTTCGTTCCAAACCCGCTTGGGAAGCATACTCTTAATTGTGTTATATAAAACGAACTTTAGAATGCACTTATGTGACGAGTGGTTTATTCAACTTCTCGCATCTAATCCATTGCAAAGAGCATTCAAATTCTTAAGTTTCTCACCTGTATAGGCTTAATTGTTGTACGTATTGCAACTTGATCCCCTAGATATCTGGCGGTTGGGACAGATTGTTGTATGAAATACAAGATTTGTCCCGCCAAACCGCTTGGAGGAGAAGGAATGCTGCCTTTTATACAACAATTCGGGAATATAGCCGGGAACATACGAAAAATGTTGTATTATGGGCAGCATCAGTTCTGCTGCGGAGGGAGCGGGAGTCCCAGATGATGATAGGCGGCCGGGGTCACTATGCGCCCGCGCGGCGTGCGCTGCAGGAAACCGATCTGCAGCAGATAGGGTTCGTATACGTCCTCAATAGTCTGGCTCTCTTCTCCTATCGTAGCAGCGATGGTATCGAGCCCGACCGGTCCGCCGCGGAAGGAGCTGATCATCGACTGCAGCATCTTGTGGTCGATGCTGTCCAGTCCGCGCGGATCTACCTGAAGCATCTTCAGCGATTCAGCGGCAATCTCCGGCGTAATAATACCGTCGCCGCGGACCTGCGCATAATCGCGCACCCGCTTCAGGAGACGGTTGGCAATCCGCGGAGTCCCACGGGCCCGCAGGGCAATCTCTTCCGCAGCATCGCCCAGAATCTCGATGCTGAGCAGCTCGGCGTTACGGGCTACTATGAAGCTCAGCTCATCGATCGTGTAGTACTCCAGCCGGCTGACTACGCCGAAGCGGTCGCGCAGCGGAGCGGATAGCAGCCCCGCGCGTGTCGTCGCTCCAATGAGCGTGAAGGGCGGCAGGTCCAGCCGCACTGAACGGGCACTCGGGCCTTTGCCGATCATAATATCCAGCGCGAAATCCTCCATCGCCGGATACATGACCTCTTCCACCGTGCGGTGCAGACGGTGGATCTCATCAATAAACAGCACATCGCCTTCCTGGAGGTTGGTCAGCAGCGCGGCCAGATCGCCCGGCCGCTCAATTGCCGGGCCGGAAGTGGTCCGCAGATTCACAC
This window contains:
- the ruvB gene encoding Holliday junction branch migration DNA helicase RuvB, translating into MDDRIISANLMMDEQAVELSLRPRYLGEYIGQNQVKENLKIYIEAAKMRSEALDHVLLYGPPGLGKTTLANIIANELGVNLRTTSGPAIERPGDLAALLTNLQEGDVLFIDEIHRLHRTVEEVMYPAMEDFALDIMIGKGPSARSVRLDLPPFTLIGATTRAGLLSAPLRDRFGVVSRLEYYTIDELSFIVARNAELLSIEILGDAAEEIALRARGTPRIANRLLKRVRDYAQVRGDGIITPEIAAESLKMLQVDPRGLDSIDHKMLQSMISSFRGGPVGLDTIAATIGEESQTIEDVYEPYLLQIGFLQRTPRGRIVTPAAYHHLGLPLPPQQN